One window of the Onychostoma macrolepis isolate SWU-2019 chromosome 21, ASM1243209v1, whole genome shotgun sequence genome contains the following:
- the si:dkey-22f5.9 gene encoding liver-expressed antimicrobial peptide 2-like, with protein MSSVGNNMTKMILHHFNLAKFGFCTLILLVLMHQVSTVPVVTPEVRSDLQSSHILHRKIRMSPLWRIMGFKPYGAYCHDNIECTTGLCRNGHCSFNEPVHS; from the exons ATGAGTTCTGTGGGAAATAACATGACCAAAATGATTCTGCATCACTTTAACCTGGCAAAATTTGGATTTTGCACATTAATCTTGCTAGTGCTGATGCACCAG GTATCTACAGTGCCAGTAGTGACTCCTGAGGTGCGATCAGACCTTCAGTCATCACATATACTTCACCGCAAGATAAGAATGTCCCCTCTGTGGCGAATCATGGGGTTCAAACCATATGGAGCCTACTGCCATGACAACATAGAGTGTACTACAGGTTTATGCAG GAACGGTCATTGTTCGTTTAATGAGCCTGTTCATTCTTAG